Proteins co-encoded in one Arthrobacter alpinus genomic window:
- a CDS encoding PadR family transcriptional regulator, whose translation MAKATHLTPLGISALGLLVERPMHPYEMYQVLMQRREDRIVKVRPGTLYHAVGRLAAAALVEPIGTERDGNRPERTTYAILPEGRVALEKRVKEILATPINEYPCFPQALDEAHNLPAAVVTELLGQRLDALEVDWAALETGVANASAKGVEPRFLIDLHYQQALLNAEMQWIRELCADISSGTLHW comes from the coding sequence ATGGCAAAGGCTACGCACCTGACGCCATTGGGCATATCCGCTTTGGGGCTTCTTGTTGAACGTCCCATGCATCCTTACGAGATGTATCAAGTGCTGATGCAGCGTCGCGAGGATCGAATTGTTAAAGTCCGTCCAGGTACGCTCTATCACGCGGTGGGCCGTTTGGCGGCTGCTGCGTTGGTGGAGCCTATTGGAACCGAACGGGACGGCAATCGGCCAGAGCGAACCACCTACGCTATTTTGCCCGAGGGCAGAGTGGCGTTGGAAAAGCGTGTCAAGGAAATCTTGGCTACTCCGATCAACGAATATCCGTGTTTCCCGCAGGCCTTGGATGAGGCGCACAACCTACCCGCAGCGGTCGTGACCGAGCTCTTGGGGCAGCGCCTTGATGCCTTAGAAGTGGATTGGGCTGCGTTGGAGACAGGAGTTGCCAACGCTTCGGCGAAGGGTGTTGAGCCACGTTTCCTGATCGATCTGCATTACCAACAGGCCTTGCTAAATGCCGAAATGCAGTGGATCCGAGAGCTCTGCGCAGATATTTCCTCCGGAACACTGCACTGGTGA
- a CDS encoding DHA2 family efflux MFS transporter permease subunit: MEVVAKPWPALWALVLGFFMILVDSTIVSVANPKIMEGLNTDINSVIWATSAYLLAYAVPLLVTGRLGDKYGPKNLYLSGLTVFTLASLWCGFSGDIRTLIIARVVQGLGAAMMTPQTMAIITRIFAPDKRGPAMGLWGATAGVAMLVGPIAGGILVDGLGWEWIFFVNVPVGIVAFVLAWRLVPTLATHEHKFDWLGVLLSSAGLFLVVFGIQEGESFDWGVIAGPITVWSLIVAGILFLVAFVWWQAVNKGEPLVPLHLFKVRNFSLANIAITSMGFSVTAMSLPLFFYYQLVRGMTPTQSALMMIPMALLSGVLAPFVGKLVDAVNPRYVAFVGFILMSISLGWTALLMTPDTPIWLFLLPSGLLGIASSGIWAPLSTTATRNLGPREAGAGAGIYNTTRQIGAVLGSAAIAALISARLAAELPAGSTGSAAGGTGQLPEFLHAGFSAAMAQSTLLPAAAVLLGAAMAIFFAKPRDVTAIYAEFDQSEEKSGSASQPH; the protein is encoded by the coding sequence ATGGAAGTCGTGGCAAAACCGTGGCCCGCATTATGGGCACTCGTTCTGGGATTCTTCATGATCCTGGTGGATTCAACCATTGTTTCGGTGGCGAATCCCAAAATCATGGAAGGCCTCAACACTGACATCAACTCAGTGATTTGGGCTACCAGTGCCTACCTGCTGGCGTACGCCGTCCCGCTTCTGGTGACTGGACGGTTGGGCGATAAATACGGACCCAAGAACCTCTACTTGAGCGGACTGACAGTTTTCACGCTGGCGTCCCTCTGGTGCGGATTCTCCGGGGACATTAGGACCCTCATCATTGCCCGCGTGGTCCAGGGACTCGGTGCGGCCATGATGACGCCGCAAACCATGGCGATCATTACCCGAATCTTCGCCCCGGACAAGCGCGGCCCGGCCATGGGCTTGTGGGGTGCCACTGCGGGTGTGGCTATGTTGGTAGGCCCCATCGCGGGAGGTATCCTGGTGGACGGTCTCGGCTGGGAATGGATCTTCTTCGTCAACGTCCCCGTGGGAATCGTGGCATTTGTGCTGGCATGGCGTTTGGTGCCCACCCTGGCCACCCATGAACACAAATTTGACTGGCTGGGTGTCTTGCTCAGCTCTGCTGGATTGTTCCTGGTTGTTTTTGGTATTCAAGAAGGCGAAAGCTTCGACTGGGGTGTCATTGCCGGTCCCATCACCGTTTGGAGCCTGATCGTTGCCGGAATCCTGTTCCTGGTTGCGTTCGTCTGGTGGCAAGCAGTGAACAAGGGTGAGCCCCTTGTCCCGCTGCACCTCTTCAAGGTGCGCAACTTCTCCCTCGCCAACATCGCCATCACTTCGATGGGTTTCAGCGTGACGGCCATGAGCCTGCCACTGTTCTTCTACTACCAGCTGGTCCGCGGCATGACGCCAACCCAATCGGCTCTCATGATGATTCCTATGGCGCTGCTCTCGGGCGTCTTGGCACCCTTTGTGGGCAAGCTCGTTGACGCCGTCAACCCCCGTTATGTTGCCTTCGTCGGGTTTATTCTGATGTCCATCTCGCTGGGCTGGACGGCACTGTTAATGACTCCAGACACCCCGATCTGGCTGTTCTTGCTACCCAGTGGCCTTCTTGGTATTGCCAGCTCGGGCATTTGGGCTCCACTGTCGACGACGGCCACCCGCAACCTTGGCCCGCGCGAGGCTGGCGCCGGGGCTGGCATCTACAACACGACGCGCCAGATTGGTGCGGTTCTGGGAAGTGCTGCAATCGCCGCGTTGATCTCCGCCCGCCTGGCGGCCGAATTGCCTGCCGGTTCCACCGGCAGCGCCGCCGGTGGAACGGGCCAGTTGCCTGAATTCCTGCATGCAGGCTTCTCCGCCGCTATGGCGCAGTCAACGCTGCTGCCAGCGGCCGCCGTGCTGCTGGGCGCTGCCATGGCTATCTTCTTTGCCAAGCCACGCGATGTCACTGCTATTTATGCCGAGTTTGACCAGTCTGAAGAGAAATCCGGGTCAGCAAGCCAGCCACACTAA
- a CDS encoding GNAT family N-acetyltransferase, with product MTFDLNSAPIVLLAWERALALPTDSLLSDTRDGRITHAAETTELTFLRLWNQSILSGPAHLLAAAQEYSDDELSDHSTMLRLTKLEGGRGLGTQALYYADDLELHQPEHTVHVSTGTPEALRLESLCPPDDVNDVGLSGREHKFTVMDSGESDAGPLACSAYAEHQGLLAQLGTLVAPNARRQGLGRLATSIAAHEALAAGLIVQWQSDVNNSAAHALAVGTGFSVAGLLTRISLQTGQTRHK from the coding sequence ATGACCTTCGATCTGAACTCCGCACCCATTGTTCTGCTGGCCTGGGAACGGGCACTGGCTCTCCCCACGGATTCGCTGCTCTCGGACACCCGGGACGGCCGGATCACCCACGCCGCGGAAACTACTGAGCTGACCTTCCTGCGCCTGTGGAACCAGTCCATCCTCAGCGGTCCGGCACACCTACTGGCTGCCGCGCAGGAGTACAGTGACGACGAACTCAGCGACCACTCCACTATGCTGCGTCTAACAAAGCTCGAAGGCGGCCGCGGGCTGGGCACCCAGGCCCTGTACTACGCCGACGATCTGGAGTTGCATCAGCCCGAGCACACCGTCCATGTTTCCACCGGCACACCGGAGGCCTTGAGGCTTGAATCATTGTGCCCGCCGGACGACGTCAACGATGTGGGCCTCTCCGGCCGGGAGCACAAATTCACTGTCATGGATTCGGGCGAGTCCGACGCCGGCCCCCTCGCCTGCAGCGCCTACGCCGAGCATCAGGGACTACTCGCCCAATTGGGCACCCTAGTGGCGCCGAATGCCCGGCGCCAGGGCCTGGGCCGCCTGGCCACAAGCATTGCTGCCCACGAGGCGCTGGCCGCCGGGCTAATTGTGCAGTGGCAGTCTGATGTGAATAATTCCGCTGCCCATGCCCTGGCCGTTGGTACCGGTTTTAGTGTGGCTGGCTTGCTGACCCGGATTTCTCTTCAGACTGGTCAAACTCGGCATAAATAG